In Nitrospiria bacterium, the sequence AGTATTTTCATGAATGTGTTCAATGTCCATGTAAACCGCATTCCCTGTCATGCAACCGTCCAGGGGGTTTTCTATAACCCTGGGAAATTTCTCAACGCAGCAAAGGAGAAGGCCTCTTTAGAAAACGAACAAAATGCCCTCGTTTTAGAAACTCCAAAGGGACAAAAAGTTTTATTGATCCAAATTGCCGGGCTGATTGCGCGAAGGATTGTCTGCTGGGCTCAGAAAGGGGATCGGATGGCCCAAGGGGAACGGTTTGGGGTTATTCGATTTGGTTCACGAGTTGACCTTTTTCTGCCGATAGAAGTGGTTGTGCGAGTAAATTTGGGTGAAAAGGTCAAAGGGGGCGCCACCATTTTAGGAGCCATACATGGGAGTTCGTGAATACAAGAAAAAAGGTGTTTACCTCATTCCCAATTTCTTTACCACCGGGAACCTCTTTAGTGGTTTTTATGCCATTATTGCAGTATTCAATGGAGATTTTCACTCTGCATCTATTGCCATTCTCGTGGCAACGGTATTTGATGCATTGGATGGAATGGCCGCTCGATTCACCAAGGCCACTAGTCGTTTTGGGGTGGAATATGACTCTCTTGCCGATCTGGTTTCCTTTGGTGTGGCCCCGGGTCTTTTAATTTATTCCTGGGCATTAAGTTCCTATGGCCGAATTGGGTGGGTGGCTGCATTTTTATTTGTCGTTTGTGGAGCATTGCGATTAGCCCGCTTTAACGTACAGGTTTCCACTTTAGAGAGTAAAAAATTCCTAGGGTTACCCATCCCCTCAGCCGCTTGTATGATTGCAACATTGGTCATTTTGGATCACTATATCCTCAGCATGGGAAAGGAAATTCGGCCCCTGGTGATTTTAGTGATGACCTATGGGCTTGCTTTTTTAATGGTCAGCTCCATCCCTTACCGGAGCTT encodes:
- a CDS encoding phosphatidylserine decarboxylase family protein, which translates into the protein MRKPPIWSRNDLPVAKEGLPFIAVFLLLLAIGVSLQWKIFSLITGIALFYQFIFFRNPRRIVPQGEGLFVSPADGRIVAIQPLYEDRFLKEKAVKISIFMNVFNVHVNRIPCHATVQGVFYNPGKFLNAAKEKASLENEQNALVLETPKGQKVLLIQIAGLIARRIVCWAQKGDRMAQGERFGVIRFGSRVDLFLPIEVVVRVNLGEKVKGGATILGAIHGSS
- the pssA gene encoding CDP-diacylglycerol--serine O-phosphatidyltransferase, translated to MGVREYKKKGVYLIPNFFTTGNLFSGFYAIIAVFNGDFHSASIAILVATVFDALDGMAARFTKATSRFGVEYDSLADLVSFGVAPGLLIYSWALSSYGRIGWVAAFLFVVCGALRLARFNVQVSTLESKKFLGLPIPSAACMIATLVILDHYILSMGKEIRPLVILVMTYGLAFLMVSSIPYRSLKGFNLRDRKPFHVLVAMVLLLIIVVAEPQVLLFFLFGLYTLSGIIEKPLIALYQRVHRRGKRKPKEQEGKNQKTAFEDL